The following nucleotide sequence is from Flavobacterium sp. N1736.
ATTCCGGTTTTTAGCCAGCACGCATCTACACCAAAAACTGGCTTAAAAGAATTAAAAAAAGAAATCAAAGTTAATATAGCACCTGAAAAAAATCAATTGCTTGAACTGGAAAAATCTACAAATAAAAAAATAGTAAGCTTATTTATGGTTCTTGCCATAACAATGATTGTTTTACTTTATTTTGTGTATCAGAATGACAAATTGAAACGAAAAAACAAGCAAAAAGATATACAGCAAAAAATACAGCTCAACATTATTAATGCCGGAATTGACGGGCAGGAAAATGAAAGAAAAAAAATCGCCTCTTTTTTACATGATAATATCAACTCTTTATTATCATCAGTTGGTTTACATTTAAATGTTTTTACTGCTCAAAACGATATAAAATCAGAAGAACTTATTAAAGCTAAATCTATTCTTGAAGATGCCCACGATCGTTTGCGTGATATGTCGCACGAATTAATTCCAACACTTTTGGTTCGGTTTGGTTTGGTTTATGCCTTAGAAGATTTATGCGAAAAAAATTCTAATTCAAGTCTTCAGTTTGATTTTTTAAGTTCGATCGCAACTACAAAAAGATATAATGAAAAATTTGAAATAAAACTTTATTTCGTAGTAAGCGAGCTTTTTAGCAATATTATAAAACATAGTGAAGCAAAAAAAGCGCAAATTTCATTACACGAAAAACAAAATAATTTAATCATTATTATTCACGATAACGGAATAGGTTTTAATTGTGAAAAATTAAATCAGGAAGGTTTTGGCCTTAACCGAATCAGAGCAAGAATTAAAAAATTAAAAGGAAGTTTTGCTATTATTTCAAGAGAAAATGATAATGCCGGTACTTCTGTCAAAATAAAAGTTCCTGTTTTATAAAATCTTATTTTTTTCCTATTTCTATAATTTCAAGATCCTTTATTTTATCATCATCAATTACAAATCGCAACATAGTTCGCATTTGATGAAATCCGCTTTTTCCGGCAGCACCGGGATTCATATGTAATAAATTGTTCTTTTTATCAAATATGACTTTCAAAATGTGCGAATGTCCGCAGATGAATAATTTAGGCGGATTCGACGCCATTTCTTCTCTTATCGCCGGATTGTATTTACCCGGATAACCGCCAATATGTGTAATCCAGACCGAAACGTTTTCGCATAAAAAACGATTGTGCAACGGGAATTCTAATCTTGCTTGTGCATCATCTATATTTCCATAAACACATCGTAAAGGTTTCAATTTTTTTATGGTATCCGTTACATTCAAATCTCCAATATCTCCAGCATGCCAAACTTCATCGGCCTGATTAACATATTTTAAAATTACATCGTCAATATGACTGTGAGTATCGGAAAGAAGGAGAATTTTTTTCATTTTTTCTAAAGGGAAGATCAAAGTTTCAGAGGTGCAAAGGTACAAAGGTTTTCTTGAAAGATGCTATCCCGAGGCTTCGGGATTGAGATACTAAGTTGCTCAGCTTTTAACAAAAAAATCCGATCTGCTTTCGCAAACCGGATTTAAAACTTTGTGTTAGACGTACTGCTGTGCGGCTCTACGTTATACGATGTATTTTACATTCATATCTGACATTTTACATCTAACAATTTGCATTTTTACAATGCACAAATACTTATTGTTTCTTAGGATTCTTACTGTCTTTAGAATCTTTGGTATCCATCATTTCCATTAATTTTAAACCTAATAGTCCACTGATAGAACCATCAGAACCACCGTTTCCGGAAATTAAAACATCTGGAATTACTTTGATATTTCCTTTACCAATTTCTTCGGTTACTTTATATCTGGTGAAGTTATCACCGCCCATTGCACTAACCTGAAGTTGGTATGATTCTGCAGTCGATTTACCAATTGCCATAATTTTTTCCGCTTCGGCTAAACCTGTTTTCGAGATTCTTTCTGCTTCGGCGCTTGCATTTAGTTTAGTTGCTTCTGCCTGTGCTCCCGCTCTTGCTTTTGTTGCTTCGGCTTCGGCATTTGCACGCATTTTTGTAGCTTCGGCTTCGGCGTTTACGTTTAGTTTTAAACTCGTTGCATCTCCTTCTGCTTTTTTAACGGTTGCATCGGCTGTACGTTGTGCGATTTCAACACTTTGCGAAGCACGAACAATTTCTTTTTGCATATCTGCGATGGCCGTTTCTTTCTCCATTCCCTGACGCTGTTCCTGCGCCATTCTTTGGGTTTGATATGTTTTTTGCTCCTCTTCTGCCAATTTTCTGTCGGTTAGAGTTTTCATCAATGAATCTGGCGGAACAATATCTCCAATCAAAGTATCAACTGCGTTTACATTGTATTCGTCAAGAACTAATTTAATATGATTTTTAGCCGATTCCTGACGTTCTTTTCTTGTTGATAAAAAAGAAATCACATCGCTGTCCTGCGCCGAGTTTCTAAAATAGTTACCAATAGTAGGTTCTAAAACCTGAGAAACGAGGTTGTTCATACTTCCAAAACGGGCAATTACTTTTGGCGCTTCATTTGCCGGAACGTGAATAATTTGCGCTACATCAAGATTAAAAGGGAAACCATCTTTTGAACGAACGGTAATCGTAGAAAGATTTTTATCTAAATCATGCGATTCACTTCTTGCATTTGCCCAGTTTAAAACCAGGTTTGTTGTTGGAACTGCTTCTAGTTTTGTTGTATATTTATTCAAAGCATATTTTCCCGGACCAAGTGGTTCCATCCAAACACCACGCTGCCCTTTCGAAACAATATTTCCGTGTTTAAAAGTATCTCCTGTAACATCTTGTCCGTCTTCTCCAATATACGAGATTACAACACCAACATATCCAATTGGCACATCTGTCATTGGGTTTTGTTCGATTAAAATTCCCCAAGTATTAATATAATAAGAACCTGCCAACATTACCTGAGGCTGTAAGCCACGGTTTCCTCCACTTCCTAAAAACTTGTCAAAATCCTGAAAGTTGTTATGACCTTCAACAAATTTACCTGCAATTTGTCCCTGCGGAATTGGTTCTCCGTCAAGTGCCGTTACAATACCAATCATGTTCTCGTAAATCTTAATCTGATCTGCGATTACAATTTCGAACAAAAACGTGTTTATACGATACGAACCTGTTGTAATAAA
It contains:
- a CDS encoding SPFH domain-containing protein; translated protein: MNEITSYWWIILILFSILFYKFILRVFFGMVMVPEDKIGLVTKKFVLFGADKSLPDGRIIATKGEAGYQAKTLAPGLYWGMWIWQYSIDMTGFTVIPEGKIGLVLSKDGQEIPTGRILARKVDSDNFQDATFFLNNGGQKGRQTAFITTGSYRINTFLFEIVIADQIKIYENMIGIVTALDGEPIPQGQIAGKFVEGHNNFQDFDKFLGSGGNRGLQPQVMLAGSYYINTWGILIEQNPMTDVPIGYVGVVISYIGEDGQDVTGDTFKHGNIVSKGQRGVWMEPLGPGKYALNKYTTKLEAVPTTNLVLNWANARSESHDLDKNLSTITVRSKDGFPFNLDVAQIIHVPANEAPKVIARFGSMNNLVSQVLEPTIGNYFRNSAQDSDVISFLSTRKERQESAKNHIKLVLDEYNVNAVDTLIGDIVPPDSLMKTLTDRKLAEEEQKTYQTQRMAQEQRQGMEKETAIADMQKEIVRASQSVEIAQRTADATVKKAEGDATSLKLNVNAEAEATKMRANAEAEATKARAGAQAEATKLNASAEAERISKTGLAEAEKIMAIGKSTAESYQLQVSAMGGDNFTRYKVTEEIGKGNIKVIPDVLISGNGGSDGSISGLLGLKLMEMMDTKDSKDSKNPKKQ
- a CDS encoding sensor histidine kinase, with the translated sequence MYIFRIILLLVFFSGLNAIPVFSQHASTPKTGLKELKKEIKVNIAPEKNQLLELEKSTNKKIVSLFMVLAITMIVLLYFVYQNDKLKRKNKQKDIQQKIQLNIINAGIDGQENERKKIASFLHDNINSLLSSVGLHLNVFTAQNDIKSEELIKAKSILEDAHDRLRDMSHELIPTLLVRFGLVYALEDLCEKNSNSSLQFDFLSSIATTKRYNEKFEIKLYFVVSELFSNIIKHSEAKKAQISLHEKQNNLIIIIHDNGIGFNCEKLNQEGFGLNRIRARIKKLKGSFAIISRENDNAGTSVKIKVPVL
- a CDS encoding metallophosphoesterase family protein → MKKILLLSDTHSHIDDVILKYVNQADEVWHAGDIGDLNVTDTIKKLKPLRCVYGNIDDAQARLEFPLHNRFLCENVSVWITHIGGYPGKYNPAIREEMASNPPKLFICGHSHILKVIFDKKNNLLHMNPGAAGKSGFHQMRTMLRFVIDDDKIKDLEIIEIGKK